In Bradyrhizobium guangxiense, one DNA window encodes the following:
- a CDS encoding IS66 family transposase — protein sequence MATTALIAHIAAAKYAWQSTLYRQTQILAGQGVVVDRQTLARWMGSAAWLGRGLYDLQLKTMHGFERLFCDETPMPVLDPVRGRTRICQFWAHATDDRAWKGPAPPAVAYVFADGRGKKEIVAQLAGFEGVLQVDGYAAYASLVGDAKVPGRSSWRIVSFTRAATS from the coding sequence ATGGCGACGACGGCGCTGATCGCGCATATCGCCGCGGCCAAATATGCCTGGCAATCGACGCTCTACCGCCAGACGCAGATCCTGGCGGGCCAAGGTGTTGTCGTCGATCGTCAGACGCTGGCGCGCTGGATGGGCAGCGCGGCGTGGCTGGGCAGGGGCCTCTACGACCTGCAACTGAAGACCATGCACGGCTTTGAGCGGTTGTTCTGCGATGAGACGCCGATGCCGGTGCTCGACCCGGTACGCGGCCGCACGAGGATCTGCCAGTTCTGGGCGCATGCGACGGACGATCGGGCGTGGAAGGGTCCGGCGCCGCCGGCGGTCGCCTACGTGTTCGCAGACGGTCGCGGCAAGAAGGAGATCGTGGCGCAGTTGGCCGGCTTCGAAGGCGTGCTGCAAGTCGACGGCTATGCCGCCTACGCCTCGCTGGTGGGCGATGCGAAGGTGCCG
- a CDS encoding ABC transporter substrate-binding protein, which translates to MPKSTARCFIHRPARLKRRFAAIASVAALLMTVSPGGAETLKWARSLDVQTLDPHAYNENVTFAFNRQMYEGLVERSDDGKLIGVLATEWRMLPDHPDVWEFKLRRNVTFHDGAPFKADDAAFSIQRAMAPTSNVRTYLAAAAVEEAIAKDDYTVQVKTKGPSPLLPENLASIFIMNRAWAEKNDSVVPQDFKGGKENYAARHENGTGAYRLVSRESDRRSELEAYDKYWGIGQFPIDIDRIIYTPIQSAATRVSALISGEVNFLQDVPPQDISRLEQNESLRVVRGPEIRTVFLGVNTSANTLASGEAKGNPFADKRVRHAMNMSIDRLAIKSAIMRGESVPLGTIISPIADGYTEELGKFPKLNIDQAKQLMAEAGYPNGFSVTLNCPNDGMVNDERICQAVVAMLAKIGVTVHLDVQPSAVVWPLVLNRKTDFYLMTWGSYDSQLIFDNLVHSRGAWAAANYKNPEIDAKIELLRSEADPQRRKTIIAEIWKTVQDECFYLPIHAQVLARATQKKIHVTPNVGNQISVKTIKVDK; encoded by the coding sequence ATGCCGAAATCCACTGCGCGCTGTTTCATTCACAGACCAGCCCGTCTCAAGCGGCGTTTTGCCGCCATAGCAAGCGTGGCGGCACTACTAATGACCGTCTCACCCGGGGGCGCGGAAACGCTGAAATGGGCTCGGAGCTTGGACGTTCAGACTCTAGACCCTCACGCCTATAATGAGAACGTGACCTTTGCGTTCAATCGGCAGATGTACGAAGGCCTTGTGGAGCGCTCCGACGACGGAAAGCTCATTGGAGTACTAGCGACCGAATGGCGGATGTTGCCTGATCACCCCGACGTTTGGGAGTTCAAGCTTCGCCGGAACGTTACGTTCCACGACGGCGCACCATTTAAGGCCGACGACGCCGCATTTTCAATCCAGCGAGCTATGGCACCAACCTCGAATGTGCGGACCTATCTGGCTGCCGCCGCGGTTGAGGAAGCCATCGCGAAGGACGACTACACCGTGCAGGTCAAGACAAAGGGACCCAGCCCTCTTCTGCCCGAAAACTTGGCAAGCATCTTCATAATGAATAGAGCATGGGCCGAGAAGAACGACTCCGTTGTTCCGCAGGATTTTAAAGGCGGGAAAGAAAACTATGCTGCTCGCCATGAGAACGGCACTGGCGCCTATCGCCTTGTAAGCCGAGAATCGGATCGCCGTTCGGAGTTGGAAGCTTACGATAAATACTGGGGTATCGGCCAGTTCCCAATCGATATCGATCGGATCATCTATACCCCTATCCAGTCGGCCGCGACGCGTGTATCCGCATTGATCAGCGGAGAAGTTAATTTTCTCCAAGACGTCCCCCCCCAAGACATTTCACGGTTGGAGCAGAATGAAAGCCTTCGGGTGGTTCGCGGCCCAGAGATTCGCACGGTTTTTTTAGGCGTCAATACAAGCGCGAACACACTTGCCAGCGGGGAAGCAAAGGGAAATCCTTTCGCCGACAAGCGGGTGCGCCACGCAATGAACATGTCCATTGATCGTCTAGCGATCAAGTCGGCAATCATGCGAGGGGAGTCGGTTCCGCTCGGTACAATCATTTCGCCGATCGCCGACGGCTATACGGAAGAATTGGGTAAGTTCCCAAAGCTCAATATTGACCAAGCCAAGCAGCTTATGGCCGAGGCAGGTTACCCCAACGGATTTTCGGTCACTCTAAACTGTCCAAATGACGGCATGGTGAACGACGAGCGCATCTGTCAGGCCGTGGTGGCAATGCTCGCCAAGATCGGTGTCACCGTGCATCTCGATGTCCAACCCAGCGCAGTCGTCTGGCCTCTAGTTCTCAATAGGAAGACCGACTTTTACCTGATGACGTGGGGCTCATACGATTCTCAATTAATCTTCGATAATCTCGTCCACTCTCGGGGCGCCTGGGCTGCAGCGAATTACAAAAACCCGGAGATTGATGCCAAAATTGAATTACTCCGGTCGGAAGCCGATCCTCAAAGACGTAAAACCATAATCGCCGAAATTTGGAAGACCGTTCAGGACGAGTGTTTCTATCTACCGATTCACGCGCAGGTGTTGGCGCGTGCAACGCAGAAGAAGATTCACGTTACGCCAAACGTTGGTAATCAGATCTCCGTGAAAACCATCAAGGTGGACAAGTGA
- a CDS encoding ABC transporter permease, with product MTGFFLRRLLSVLPVMLMTAFLSFAAFHFIGDPLQNMVGPEATAQDRARLAAELGFDRPFYIQFFRFISSALHGDFGISTRVGRPVLDLILERLPATLELAILSFIFAMIAGVALGVVTALRPRSILSGFSLTVSLIAVSLPNFLIGIGLIYVFAVKLGWLPSFGRGDTVKIGWWTTGVLTKTGWQAIILPAISLATYQLTLILRLVRTEMLEVMHSDHIRFARARGLPDRLIYFSYALKNTMIPVVTVAGLQLGSIIAFAVVTETVFQWPGVGLLFINSIRFSDVPIMAAYLLIVSIIFVTINMVVDCVYYLLDPRLRTGGVVR from the coding sequence GTGACAGGTTTCTTTCTGCGCAGATTGCTGTCCGTGTTGCCGGTGATGCTGATGACGGCGTTTCTGTCGTTCGCCGCCTTTCATTTTATCGGCGATCCGCTCCAGAATATGGTCGGACCGGAGGCGACCGCGCAGGACCGCGCGCGGCTAGCGGCGGAACTCGGGTTCGACCGCCCCTTTTACATCCAGTTCTTTCGTTTTATCAGTTCGGCACTCCATGGGGACTTCGGCATTTCCACTCGCGTTGGAAGGCCGGTGTTGGATTTGATCCTGGAGCGGCTGCCTGCGACTCTGGAACTAGCTATATTATCGTTTATATTTGCAATGATAGCGGGAGTCGCCCTTGGCGTCGTGACAGCATTGCGGCCGCGCTCCATATTATCGGGCTTCAGCTTGACGGTCTCGCTGATCGCAGTATCCCTGCCTAACTTCTTAATCGGCATCGGCCTCATCTACGTGTTCGCGGTCAAACTTGGCTGGTTGCCGTCCTTCGGACGGGGCGACACGGTGAAGATCGGCTGGTGGACCACCGGGGTACTGACTAAGACCGGCTGGCAGGCTATCATCCTTCCCGCGATTTCACTGGCCACCTATCAACTCACGCTGATCTTGCGTTTAGTCCGCACTGAAATGCTTGAGGTCATGCATTCCGATCATATCCGGTTCGCACGCGCGCGAGGGCTGCCAGACCGGCTCATCTATTTTTCTTACGCTTTGAAGAACACGATGATTCCGGTCGTCACGGTTGCAGGTTTGCAGTTGGGATCCATCATCGCATTCGCCGTCGTTACTGAGACAGTATTCCAATGGCCAGGCGTTGGGCTGCTCTTTATTAATTCCATTAGATTTTCCGACGTCCCAATCATGGCCGCATACCTTCTCATCGTGTCGATCATTTTCGTTACCATCAACATGGTCGTGGATTGCGTCTACTACCTTCTAGATCCTCGCCTGCGGACGGGAGGAGTAGTCAGATGA
- a CDS encoding ABC transporter permease — MTIHKLSALFNSDIGHSYIRSPRAVLSTLALLTLIVAALGAPLWAPQNTLDASTFDLLSSNTPAWSINEFTNRFYAFGTDDQGRDVLSATLYGTRVSLLVGLASVLVSMSIGVSLGLISGYFGGHIDAAIMRIADIQLSIPAIFIALLISGLTRSLLPPSAREALAVYMVILAIGISGWVTYARTVRGAVMGEKQREYVQAALMIGLPTGTVLVRHILPNVRRPILVIATISLALSIITEATLSYLGAGLPPTQPSLGTLIRSGQDFLFAGQWWILLFPAATLLTLALAINVLGDWFRDVINPRGI; from the coding sequence ATGACCATTCACAAGCTTTCCGCATTGTTTAACTCTGATATCGGGCACTCTTACATCCGTTCCCCCAGAGCAGTTCTGTCTACGCTCGCACTGCTAACTCTCATTGTCGCGGCCCTGGGAGCTCCTTTATGGGCACCACAGAACACTCTCGACGCCAGCACGTTCGATCTGCTTTCGTCAAATACACCGGCCTGGAGCATCAATGAGTTCACGAACCGCTTCTACGCTTTCGGCACAGACGATCAGGGACGTGACGTGCTTTCAGCGACCCTTTATGGAACACGGGTTTCACTCCTAGTGGGCCTTGCCTCTGTTTTGGTTTCAATGTCGATCGGCGTCAGCTTAGGCCTGATATCCGGTTATTTCGGGGGACACATTGACGCAGCGATCATGCGTATCGCAGACATCCAGTTGTCCATCCCCGCCATTTTTATTGCGCTCCTTATTTCCGGCTTAACGCGGTCGCTACTGCCACCGAGCGCGCGCGAAGCCCTTGCTGTCTACATGGTAATATTGGCGATTGGAATTTCCGGATGGGTCACATATGCCCGCACGGTGCGCGGCGCCGTGATGGGGGAGAAACAGCGAGAGTATGTGCAGGCAGCCCTAATGATAGGCCTTCCGACGGGCACAGTGCTGGTACGGCACATATTGCCAAACGTGCGTCGACCGATCCTCGTGATCGCGACAATCTCACTTGCGCTTTCAATTATTACCGAAGCCACGCTGTCCTACTTGGGCGCAGGTCTGCCCCCCACCCAACCATCTCTTGGAACATTGATCCGCAGTGGGCAAGACTTTCTTTTTGCTGGGCAGTGGTGGATCCTGCTGTTTCCTGCCGCCACCCTTCTTACACTCGCGCTGGCCATTAACGTCTTGGGCGACTGGTTCCGGGATGTAATCAACCCAAGGGGCATCTGA